In Clarias gariepinus isolate MV-2021 ecotype Netherlands chromosome 1, CGAR_prim_01v2, whole genome shotgun sequence, one DNA window encodes the following:
- the fam49ba gene encoding CYFIP-related Rac1 interactor B yields MGNLIKVLTRDIDNNAGNFFLDFENAQPTEAERELWEQVNKILMEAMSVLQDLQAYSGAGEAIRQAIQQPSNESAQEKAWTAVVPLVGKLKKFYEFSIKLEGALHGLLGFLTSVRCSPTQHLEQEQALARQFAEILHFTLRFDELKMTNPAIQNDFSYYRRTLSRMRINNLGTEEENEVNNELANRMSLFYANATPMLKTLSDATTKFVSENPDLSIENTTDCLSTMASVCKVMLDTPEYRTRFASEDTVLFCLRVMVGVIILYDYVHPAGAFVKSSKIDMKGCIKVLRDQPPNRVEGLLNALRYTTKHLNDETTSKQIKNMLQV; encoded by the exons ATGGGGAATTTGATCAAGGTTCTGACGAGGGACATCGACAACAATGCGGGAAACTTTTTCCTGGACTTTGAAA ACGCTCAGCCCACTGAGGCAGAAAGAGAGTTATGGGAACAGGTGAACAAGATTCTGATGGAGGCAATGAGTGTTTTACAAGACCTGCAGGCCTACAGTGGAGCAGGAGAAGCCATTAGACAG GCCATCCAGCAGCCGAGTAATGAAAGTGCACAGGAGAAAGCCTGGACTGCCGTGGTGCCGCTGGTGGGCAAACTAAAGAAGTTTTACGAGTTCTCTATAAAGCTGG AAGGTGCCTTGCACGGCCTGCTGGGATTCCTAACGAGTGTACGCTGCAGCCCCACACAGCACTTGGAGCAGGAGCAGGCACTGGCGCGCCAGTTCGCAGAGATCCTCCACTTCACTCTGCGCTTTGATGAACTCAAG ATGACTAATCCGGCCATTCAGAACGACTTCAGCTACTACCGCCGGACCCTGAGCCGTATGCGAATCAACAACTTGGGA ACAGAGGAAGAGAACGAAGTAAACAACGAACTTGCCAATCGCATGTCTCTGTTCTATGCCAATGCTACACCAATGCTGAAAACATTAAGTGATGCCACGACAAAGTTTGTATCTGAG AATCCTGATTTATCTATAGAAAACACGACAGACTGCCTAAGTACGATGGCGAGCGTGTGTAAAGTCATGTTAGACACCCC GGAGTACCGTACCCGTTTTGCGAGTGAAGACACAGTGTTGTTCTGCCTGCGTGTGATGGTGGGGGTCATCATCCTCTACGACTACGTTCATCCTGCTGGAGCTTTTGTCAAGTCCTCAAAAATTGAT ATGAAAGGATGCATTAAAGTCCTCCGGGATCAGCCACCTAACAGGGTAGAAGGTCTCCTTAACGCTCTCAG gTACACgacaaaacatttgaatgatgaGACTACCTCCAAGCAAATCAAAAACATGTTACAAGTCTGA